In Ipomoea triloba cultivar NCNSP0323 chromosome 15, ASM357664v1, one genomic interval encodes:
- the LOC116007368 gene encoding T-complex protein 1 subunit zeta 1: MSLRVLNPNAEVLNKSAALHMNINAAKGLQDVLKTNLGPKGTLKMLVGGAGDIKLTKDGNTLLKEMQIQNPTAIMIARTAVAQDDARGDGTTSTVLFIGELMKQSERYIDEGMHPHVLNDGFEIAKRATLQFLERFKTPVVMGDEPDKEILRMVARTTLRTKLYEALADQLTDIVTNAVLCIRKPEESIDLFMVEIMHMRHKFDVDTRLVEGLVLDHGSRHPDMKRRAENCYILTCNVSLEYEKSEINAGFFYSSAEQREAMVAAERRSVDERVQKIIDLKRKVCSGNDSNFVVINQKGIDPPSLDLLAREGIIALRRAKRRNMQRLVLACGGESIDSVDYLTPDCLGWAGLVYEHVLGEEKYTFIENVKNPNSCTILIKGPNDHTIAQIKDAVRDGLRALKNTIEDEAVVLGAGAFEVAARQYLINEVKKTVQGRAQLGVEAFANALLVLPKTLAENSGLDTQDVIIALTGEHDKGNVVGLSLHTGEPIDPQMEGIFDNYSVKHQIINSGPAIACQLLLVDEAIRAGRNMRKPT, encoded by the exons ATGTCTCTGAGGGTGCTGAATCCGAACGCTGAGGTGCTCAACAAGTCGGCGGCGCTTCACATGAACATCAATGCTGCCAAGGGTTTGCAAGACGTTCTCAAGACTAACCTTGGACCTAAGGGCACACTTAAGAT GCTTGTTGGAGGAGCCGGTGATATTAAGCTCACCAAGGATGGCAACACTTTGTTGAAAGAAATG CAAATTCAAAACCCAACTGCTATAATGATTGCACGAACTGCAGTTGCACAAGATGATGCTAGAGGGGATGGTACTACATCAACTGTGCTTTTTATCGGTGAACTTATGAAACAATCTGAGCGTTACATAGATGAAG GGATGCATCCTCATGTACTAAATGATGGTTTTGAAATTGCAAAAAGAGCAACACTGCAATTTCTTGAGAGATTTAAGACACCTGTAGTGATGGGTGATGAGCCAGATAAAGAGATATTGAGAATGGTAGCAAGAACAACTCTGAGAACCAAG CTGTATGAAGCACTGGCAGATCAACTTACAGACATTGTCACCAATGCT GTTCTCTGCATTCGCAAGCCTGAAGAATCTATTGATCTTTTCATGGTTGAAATCATGCATATGCGCCACAAGTTTGATGTGGACACTCGCCTG GTGGAGGGCCTTGTACTTGATCATGGTTCTAGACACCCAGACATGAAGAGGCGAGCGGAGAATTGTTACATTTTGACATGTAATGTTTCCTTGGAATATGAGAAGAG tgAAATAAATGCAGGGTTTTTCTACTCAAGTGCGGAACAGAGAGAAGCAATGGTCGCTGCAGAAAGACGATCTGTTGATGAAAGAGTACAAAAGATAATTGACCTAAAGAGAAAG GTCTGCTCAGGTAATGATAGCAACTTTGTTGTCATCAATCAAAAAGGGATTGATCCTCCATCGCTGGACCTTCTAGCTCGTGAAGGA ATAATTGCCCTTCGACGGGCAAAGAGGAGAAATATGCAAAGGTTGGTTCTAGCTTGTGGTGGAGAGTCAATTGATTCTGTTGATTACCTGACTCCAGACTGCCTTGGCTGGGCTGGATTGGTCTATGAGCATGTCCTTGGAGAGGAGAAGTACACTTTTATTGAAAATGTGAAAAATCCTAACTCTTGCACTATACTTATTAAAG gACCCAATGATCATACCATTGCTCAAATCAAGGATGCTGTACGCGATGGACTAAGAGCACTCAAAAATACGATTGAAGATGAAGCTGTTGTATTG GGTGCTGGTGCATTTGAAGTGGCTGCCAGACAGTACTTGATCAACGAAGTGAAGAAAACTGTTCAAGGG CGTGCACAACTTGGCGTTGAAGCTTTTGCCAATGCCCTCCTTGTGTTACCCAAGACACTTGCTGAGAACTCTGGCCTTGATACTCAAGATGTGATCATTGCCCTGACG GGTGAGCATGACAAGGGAAATGTTGTGGGACTATCTCTGCACACAGGAGAGCCTATAGATCCACAAATGGAGGGGATCTTTGATAATTATTCTGTCAAGCATCAGATTATTAACTCTGG CCCTGCAATAGCATGCCAACTACTACTTGTGGATGAAGCAATTCGGGCAGGGCGTAACATGAGAAAACCAACTTAA